The Mycolicibacterium hassiacum DSM 44199 genome includes a window with the following:
- a CDS encoding inorganic diphosphatase: MGYDVVIEIPKGSRNKYEVDHETGRVKLDRYLYTPMGYPTDYGFFENTLGEDGDPLDAMVLLTESVFPGCVVEVRPVAMFKMTDEAGGDDKILCVPADDPRWDHIQDVGDVNSFELEAIKHFFVHYKDLEPGKYVKAADWVGRDEAVAELERSVERFKQSSH; this comes from the coding sequence GTGGGTTACGACGTTGTCATCGAGATCCCGAAGGGGTCGCGCAACAAGTACGAGGTCGACCATGAGACGGGCCGGGTGAAGCTGGATCGCTACCTGTACACGCCCATGGGCTACCCGACCGACTACGGGTTCTTCGAGAACACGCTGGGTGAGGACGGCGACCCGCTGGACGCGATGGTGTTGTTGACCGAATCGGTGTTCCCGGGCTGCGTCGTCGAGGTGCGCCCGGTGGCGATGTTCAAGATGACCGACGAGGCCGGTGGCGACGACAAGATCCTGTGCGTGCCCGCCGACGACCCGCGCTGGGACCACATTCAGGACGTCGGTGACGTGAACAGCTTCGAACTGGAGGCGATCAAGCACTTCTTCGTGCACTACAAGGACCTGGAGCCGGGCAAGTACGTCAAGGCCGCCGACTGGGTGGGCCGCGACGAGGCGGTGGCCGAGCTCGAGCGGTCGGTGGAGCGGTTCAAGCAGTCGTCGCACTGA
- a CDS encoding zinc-dependent metalloprotease, with the protein MSPPAQQTRLSVGRAVDWRFAATVGEKLARPGPAATEYTRRQAVEQLTELSRRAEVPVRELTGLNEGDQIPEARIVDRREWIRSATESMRVMTGGEQPDGNRPSFAGRITGAQTGAVLAFVSQGILGQYDPFGPHGGELLLVYPNVIAVERQLRVRPTDFRMWVCLHEVTHRVQFRANPWLADHMSQSLAVLTEEPGNDVGELVGRLAEYVRDRRAAADGSGGDPYSSGVIGLMRAVQAEPQRRALDQLLVLGTLLEGHAEHVMDAVGPAVVPSVAVIRSRFDERRRRSQPPLQRLLRALLGVDAKMSQYTRGKAFVDHVVARVGMARFNAIWSGPENLPLPAEIDEPQLWIDRVL; encoded by the coding sequence ATGAGCCCACCGGCCCAGCAGACCCGGCTGAGCGTCGGCCGTGCGGTCGACTGGCGGTTCGCCGCCACCGTCGGCGAGAAACTGGCCCGGCCCGGCCCGGCGGCCACCGAGTACACCCGCCGGCAGGCCGTCGAACAACTCACCGAACTGTCCCGCCGCGCCGAGGTGCCGGTGCGTGAGCTGACCGGCCTCAACGAGGGCGATCAGATCCCGGAGGCCCGCATCGTCGACCGCCGCGAGTGGATCCGCTCGGCCACCGAATCGATGCGGGTGATGACCGGCGGCGAACAGCCCGACGGCAACCGGCCGTCGTTCGCCGGCCGGATCACCGGCGCGCAGACCGGCGCGGTGCTGGCGTTCGTGTCGCAGGGCATCCTCGGCCAGTACGACCCGTTCGGTCCGCACGGCGGGGAGCTGCTGCTGGTCTACCCGAACGTGATCGCGGTGGAACGCCAACTGCGGGTGCGGCCCACCGATTTCCGGATGTGGGTGTGCCTGCACGAGGTGACCCACCGGGTGCAGTTCCGCGCCAATCCCTGGCTGGCCGACCACATGTCGCAGTCGCTGGCGGTGCTCACCGAGGAGCCCGGCAACGACGTCGGTGAGCTGGTGGGCCGGCTCGCCGAGTACGTGCGCGACCGGCGCGCCGCCGCCGACGGCTCCGGCGGCGACCCGTACTCGTCCGGGGTGATCGGGCTGATGCGGGCGGTGCAGGCCGAACCGCAGCGCCGCGCCCTGGACCAGCTGCTGGTGCTGGGCACGCTGCTGGAGGGGCACGCCGAGCACGTGATGGACGCGGTGGGTCCGGCGGTGGTTCCGTCGGTGGCGGTGATCCGCAGCCGCTTCGACGAGCGTCGCCGACGCAGCCAACCGCCGCTGCAGCGGCTGCTGCGGGCGCTGCTGGGGGTGGACGCCAAGATGAGCCAGTACACCCGCGGCAAGGCGTTCGTCGACCACGTGGTGGCCCGGGTCGGCATGGCCCGATTCAACGCGATCTGGTCCGGACCGGAGAACCTGCCGCTGCCCGCCGAGATCGACGAGCCGCAGCTGTGGATCGATCGGGTGCTGTAG
- a CDS encoding TerC family protein, protein MNVSAIEWAITLTGTIAVLSFDVIVIGRRPHEPSRRETGIALGVYVTLAVLFGLWTWIFHGSRYGLEFFAGWLTEYSLSVDNLFVFLIIMASFNVPRKFQQQALLVGIILALIFRGIFIGLGAVAISKFSWVFYIFAGFLLYTAISLLRDTDHDDDGDNFVVRFARNHLSMTDTWAGLRMWVKENGKRVMTPMFLVIVALGTTDLIFALDSIPAIYGLTQEPYLVFTANVFALMGLRQLYFLLGDLLRRLVYLSQGLAVILLFISVKLFLHALHENELPFINGGEHLTWVPEIPTLVSLGVIVATLIVTTALSLYRTRVRDVRDVDPVESDPDSEGSFDSR, encoded by the coding sequence GTGAACGTATCCGCAATCGAGTGGGCGATAACGCTCACCGGGACGATCGCCGTTCTGTCGTTCGACGTGATCGTCATCGGGCGCCGCCCGCACGAGCCGTCCCGCCGCGAGACCGGGATCGCGCTGGGCGTCTACGTCACGCTGGCCGTGCTCTTCGGCCTGTGGACCTGGATCTTCCACGGCAGCAGGTACGGCCTGGAGTTCTTCGCCGGGTGGCTGACCGAATACAGCCTGTCGGTCGACAACCTGTTCGTCTTCCTGATCATCATGGCCAGCTTCAACGTGCCGCGGAAGTTCCAGCAGCAGGCCCTGCTGGTCGGCATCATCCTGGCGCTGATCTTCCGCGGCATCTTCATCGGGTTGGGCGCGGTCGCGATCAGCAAGTTCTCCTGGGTGTTCTACATCTTCGCGGGCTTTCTGCTCTACACCGCGATCAGCCTGCTCCGCGACACCGATCACGACGACGACGGCGACAACTTCGTGGTCCGCTTCGCCCGCAACCACCTGAGCATGACCGACACCTGGGCCGGGCTGCGGATGTGGGTCAAGGAGAACGGCAAGCGCGTGATGACGCCGATGTTCCTGGTCATCGTCGCGCTGGGCACCACCGACCTGATCTTCGCGCTCGACTCGATCCCGGCCATCTACGGTCTGACCCAGGAGCCCTACCTGGTGTTCACCGCGAACGTGTTCGCACTGATGGGGCTGCGCCAGCTGTACTTCCTGCTCGGCGACCTGCTGCGCCGGCTGGTGTACCTGTCCCAGGGCCTGGCCGTGATCCTGCTGTTCATCTCGGTGAAGCTGTTCCTGCACGCGCTGCACGAGAACGAGCTGCCATTCATCAACGGCGGCGAACACCTCACCTGGGTGCCGGAGATCCCCACCCTGGTGTCGCTGGGCGTGATCGTCGCCACGCTGATCGTGACGACGGCGTTGAGCCTGTACCGAACCCGGGTCCGGGACGTGCGCGATGTCGATCCGGTGGAGTCCGACCCGGACAGCGAGGGGTCATTCGATTCCCGCTGA
- the tilS gene encoding tRNA lysidine(34) synthetase TilS produces the protein MDRSGAVAALTAAVDQFCRHHAVDVPGWCVALSGGADSLALTAVAARLRPTTALIVDHRLQAGSDRVAHTARDQALALGCVAVQVLTVEVGRDGGLEAAARTARYEALRKARGDAPVLLAHTLDDQAETVLLGLGRGSGPRSIAGMRPYDPPWCRPLLEVRRAVTHAACAELGLTPWQDPHNTDRRFTRVRLRTEVLPLLEDVLGGGVAEALARTAAALREDTDCLDRLADAVRAEASTDAGLDVRRLETLDPALRRRVLRGWLLAGGATDLTDKQIRAVDALITAWRGQGGVAVGSRLARTRLFARRSGGRLTLHTEPV, from the coding sequence GTGGATCGATCGGGTGCTGTAGCCGCGCTGACCGCGGCGGTGGACCAGTTCTGCCGCCACCACGCCGTCGACGTGCCCGGCTGGTGTGTGGCGCTCTCCGGTGGGGCGGACTCGCTGGCGCTCACCGCCGTCGCGGCCCGGCTTCGTCCCACCACCGCGCTGATCGTCGACCACCGGCTGCAAGCCGGCTCCGACCGGGTGGCGCACACCGCCCGCGATCAGGCGCTGGCGCTGGGATGCGTTGCGGTGCAGGTGCTCACCGTCGAGGTCGGCCGGGACGGCGGACTGGAGGCGGCGGCGCGCACCGCCCGCTACGAGGCGCTGCGCAAAGCCCGCGGCGACGCCCCGGTGCTGCTGGCCCACACCCTCGACGATCAGGCCGAGACGGTGCTGTTGGGGCTGGGCCGCGGGTCGGGGCCCCGGTCGATCGCCGGGATGCGGCCCTACGACCCGCCGTGGTGCCGGCCACTGCTCGAGGTACGGCGCGCGGTCACCCACGCCGCCTGCGCCGAGCTGGGGCTGACCCCGTGGCAGGACCCGCACAACACCGACCGGCGGTTCACCCGGGTCCGGCTGCGCACCGAGGTGCTGCCGCTGCTGGAGGACGTGCTCGGCGGCGGGGTGGCCGAGGCGCTGGCCCGCACGGCGGCCGCGCTGCGCGAGGACACCGACTGCCTGGACCGGCTGGCCGACGCCGTCCGCGCCGAGGCGAGCACCGACGCCGGGCTCGACGTGCGCCGGCTCGAGACGCTCGATCCCGCGCTGCGGCGGCGGGTGCTGCGGGGCTGGCTGCTCGCCGGCGGCGCGACCGATCTGACCGACAAGCAGATCCGGGCGGTCGACGCGCTGATCACCGCCTGGCGCGGTCAGGGTGGGGTGGCGGTCGGGTCGCGGCTGGCCCGCACCCGGTTGTTCGCTCGGCGCAGCGGCGGCAGGCTGACCCTGCACACCGAACCGGTCTGA
- a CDS encoding SIMPL domain-containing protein produces MGIAARISAPFVLLVAAVTTGVLSGCDASPGQVGSGSGGELRQVTVVGSGEVRGAPDTLNVRASVEAVAPDVTGAMNQTSERVQAVINALVDAGVDRDDISTTNVSLQPQFANDGNTITGYRASNAFEVKIRQVDAASPALALIISSGGNSTRINNVSYTIEDDSQLVRDARARAFDDARERAEQYAELSGLKLGKVVSISESSETQAPPTPMPRAEMAAAPVPLEPGQQTVQFSVTVVWELT; encoded by the coding sequence CGACCGGTGTGCTGTCGGGCTGCGACGCCAGCCCGGGCCAGGTCGGCTCCGGTTCCGGCGGGGAACTGCGCCAGGTCACCGTCGTCGGCAGCGGTGAGGTGCGCGGCGCGCCGGACACCCTGAACGTCCGGGCCTCGGTGGAGGCCGTCGCCCCCGATGTCACCGGCGCGATGAACCAGACCAGCGAACGGGTGCAAGCGGTGATCAACGCGCTGGTCGACGCCGGGGTGGACCGCGATGACATCAGCACCACCAACGTCAGCCTGCAGCCGCAGTTCGCCAACGACGGCAACACCATCACCGGCTACCGGGCCAGCAACGCGTTCGAGGTGAAGATCCGCCAAGTCGACGCCGCCTCGCCGGCGCTGGCCCTGATCATCAGCAGCGGCGGCAATTCCACCCGGATCAACAACGTCAGCTACACCATCGAGGACGACTCGCAGCTGGTGCGCGACGCCCGGGCGCGGGCCTTCGACGACGCCCGCGAACGCGCCGAACAGTACGCGGAGCTGTCCGGGCTGAAGCTGGGCAAGGTCGTCTCGATCTCGGAGAGCAGCGAAACCCAGGCGCCGCCCACGCCGATGCCGCGGGCCGAGATGGCCGCCGCGCCGGTGCCGTTGGAGCCCGGTCAGCAGACCGTGCAGTTCTCGGTGACCGTGGTCTGGGAGCTCACCTAG
- the dacB gene encoding D-alanyl-D-alanine carboxypeptidase/D-alanyl-D-alanine endopeptidase, giving the protein MRPTRWRRSTHALIGVAVLVLVAAVVAVAAVVTGGSPDAAAGKPLPAPVTAKPAVVPVADTAPRPEPARLAAALAPALADPNLGKFTGRVSDALTGAELWSQGATVPMQPASTNKTLTAAAALLTLPRDARLTTRVLAGERPGVVVLKGGGDPTLSAAPPDEDTWYRDAARISDLAEQVRRAGISPTAVEVDISAYSGPTMAPGWDPLDIDGGDIAPMEAVMLDGGRTQPVSFDSRRSHTPALDAGRALAAALGVDPNRVTVLRGPARTTHEIGSVQSPPLIDRLRDMMYASDNVMAEAIGREVAAATGRPQSFAGAVEAVLDRLRSVGINTAGARLFDSSGLSVDNRLTALTLDDVVNAAAGDRTPALRPLVELLPIAGGSGTLSNRYLDTEAGRAATGFLRAKTGSLTGTNTLAGIVTDRSGRVLTFALISNDAGPMGRVALDNVAAVLRSCGCSR; this is encoded by the coding sequence ATGCGACCGACGCGGTGGCGGCGATCCACCCACGCGCTGATCGGCGTGGCGGTGCTGGTGCTGGTTGCGGCCGTGGTCGCGGTCGCCGCGGTGGTCACCGGCGGCTCACCCGACGCCGCGGCGGGCAAACCGCTGCCGGCTCCGGTCACCGCCAAACCCGCGGTGGTCCCGGTCGCCGACACCGCGCCCCGGCCCGAACCGGCCCGGCTGGCCGCCGCACTTGCCCCGGCGCTGGCCGACCCGAACCTCGGCAAGTTCACCGGCCGGGTCAGCGACGCCCTCACCGGCGCCGAGCTGTGGTCGCAGGGTGCGACCGTCCCGATGCAGCCCGCGTCGACGAACAAGACGCTCACCGCGGCGGCCGCGCTGCTGACGCTGCCCCGCGACGCGCGGCTGACCACGCGGGTGCTGGCCGGTGAGCGTCCGGGGGTGGTGGTGCTCAAGGGCGGGGGTGACCCGACCCTGTCGGCCGCCCCGCCGGACGAGGACACCTGGTACCGCGACGCCGCCCGCATCAGCGATCTGGCCGAACAGGTGCGCCGCGCCGGGATCAGCCCCACCGCCGTGGAGGTCGACATCAGCGCCTACAGCGGGCCGACCATGGCGCCCGGCTGGGATCCGCTCGACATCGACGGCGGCGACATCGCCCCGATGGAGGCCGTCATGCTCGACGGCGGCCGTACCCAGCCGGTCAGCTTCGACTCGCGGCGGTCGCACACCCCGGCCCTGGACGCCGGCCGGGCGCTGGCGGCCGCGCTCGGCGTCGACCCGAACCGGGTCACCGTGCTGCGCGGCCCGGCGCGCACCACCCACGAGATCGGCTCGGTGCAGTCCCCGCCGCTGATCGACCGGCTCCGCGACATGATGTACGCCTCCGACAACGTGATGGCCGAGGCGATCGGCCGCGAGGTGGCCGCGGCCACCGGCCGCCCGCAGAGTTTCGCCGGCGCGGTCGAGGCGGTGCTGGACCGGCTGCGGTCCGTCGGCATCAACACCGCAGGCGCCCGGCTGTTCGACTCCTCCGGGCTGTCGGTGGACAACCGGCTCACCGCGCTGACCCTCGACGACGTCGTCAACGCCGCCGCCGGTGACCGCACCCCCGCGCTGCGGCCGCTGGTGGAACTGCTGCCGATCGCCGGCGGCAGCGGAACCCTGTCCAACCGCTACCTCGACACCGAGGCCGGGCGGGCGGCCACCGGGTTCCTGCGCGCCAAGACCGGCTCGCTGACCGGCACCAATACGCTGGCCGGCATCGTGACCGACCGGAGCGGACGGGTGCTGACCTTCGCGCTGATCTCCAACGACGCCGGCCCCATGGGCCGGGTCGCGCTGGACAACGTCGCCGCCGTGCTGCGGTCCTGCGGGTGCAGCCGATGA
- a CDS encoding 2-oxo-4-hydroxy-4-carboxy-5-ureidoimidazoline decarboxylase, translating into MHQGIGLDAFNALPMRRAVHAVFECCYSVSMATDLARGRPYASHDELFRAADRLLFELGEESIDLILQAYPDIGRRPGSEKSAKEQCAVWSSEPEVMAELNQASKHYLEHFGFGFVMYVGGLSAQEVLTALHQRLHHDTETERKVVRNELARINRTRLERMLGPEGGYDNWY; encoded by the coding sequence ATGCATCAGGGGATCGGCCTCGACGCGTTCAACGCACTGCCCATGCGCCGGGCCGTCCATGCGGTGTTCGAATGCTGCTACAGCGTGTCGATGGCCACCGATCTGGCGCGCGGTCGACCGTATGCCAGCCACGACGAGCTGTTCCGCGCCGCGGACCGGCTGCTGTTCGAGCTGGGTGAGGAGTCCATCGACCTGATCCTGCAGGCCTATCCCGACATCGGGCGCCGTCCCGGCAGCGAGAAGTCGGCGAAGGAACAGTGCGCGGTGTGGAGCTCCGAGCCCGAGGTGATGGCGGAGCTCAACCAGGCCTCGAAACACTACCTGGAGCATTTCGGCTTCGGCTTCGTGATGTACGTGGGCGGGTTGTCCGCCCAGGAGGTGCTCACCGCACTGCACCAGCGGCTGCACCACGACACCGAGACCGAGCGCAAGGTGGTCCGCAACGAGTTGGCCCGCATCAACCGCACCCGGCTGGAGCGGATGCTGGGCCCCGAGGGCGGCTACGACAACTGGTACTGA
- the hpt gene encoding hypoxanthine phosphoribosyltransferase, whose translation MHVAAQSAELYPGDIKSVLLTSEQIQAKIAELGARVGEDYAETCRASGQDLLLVTVLKGAVFFVTDLARAIPLPVQMEFMAVSSYGSSTSSSGVVRILKDLDRDISGRDVLIVEDIVDSGLTLSWLLRNLATRNPRSLRVCALMRKPEAVRADVDIAYVGFDIPNEFVVGYGLDYAERYRDLPYIGTLHPRVYAEQ comes from the coding sequence GTGCACGTGGCTGCGCAATCCGCCGAGCTGTATCCCGGCGACATCAAGTCGGTGCTTCTCACCTCCGAACAGATCCAGGCCAAGATCGCTGAACTCGGTGCGCGGGTGGGCGAGGACTACGCCGAGACGTGCCGGGCGTCCGGGCAGGACCTGCTGCTGGTCACGGTGCTCAAGGGCGCGGTGTTCTTCGTCACCGATCTGGCCCGTGCCATCCCGCTGCCGGTGCAGATGGAGTTCATGGCGGTCAGCTCCTACGGGTCGTCGACTTCGTCGTCGGGGGTGGTCCGCATCCTCAAGGACCTCGACCGCGACATCAGCGGCCGCGACGTGCTGATCGTCGAGGACATCGTCGATTCCGGGCTGACCCTGTCGTGGCTGCTGCGCAACCTGGCCACCCGCAATCCGCGTTCGCTGCGGGTGTGCGCGCTGATGCGCAAACCCGAGGCGGTGCGCGCCGACGTCGACATCGCCTACGTCGGGTTCGACATCCCCAACGAGTTCGTCGTCGGCTACGGCCTGGACTACGCGGAGCGCTACCGGGACCTCCCCTACATCGGCACGCTGCACCCGCGGGTCTACGCCGAGCAGTGA
- a CDS encoding molybdopterin oxidoreductase family protein, whose product MTDTVLRICPLCEATCGLTLTIADGRVTGARGDKDDVFSAGFICPKGASFAELDNDPDRLPGPLVRRDGRLVPASWAEAFAAVAAGLGAVLGEHGGGAVGVYLGNPNAHTVAGALYPPVLIRALGTRQVFSASTLDQMPKHVALGLMFGSPVAFTVPDLDRTDYLVIIGANPVVSNGSLATAPDFVGRLKALRRRGGRLVVIDPARTRTAELADRHLAVRPGTDAALLQAVVNVLFDERLADLGALADHVHGVDEMQRVAADFTPERVAGYCGVDAGEIRTLARELAAAPTAAVYGRIGTCTVEFGTLTSWLVDAVNVLTGNLDRPGGVMFPLGPTAPAPRPPRPGRGFTTGRWRSRVSGYPEVLSEFPATALAEEIDTPGDGQIKALITIAGNPVLSAPDGDRLDRALAGLGFMVSVDPYLNETTRHADVILPPPPPSRSPHFDFALNNLAVRNNVRYSPAPLPLSGRPDEAEILSRLILIVFGAGPDGDPALVDEQVIATTLAKETADPDSPVAGRPVKELVGMLPPGPGYERRLDMMLRLGPYGDAFGAKPDGLTLQRVKAAPHGIDLGPLRPRLPELLRTPSGRIELAPQPLLADVDRLRADLDRRDHGFVLIGRRHLRSNNSWMHNLPALVGGSNRCTLRIHPDDAAELGLTDTAVVKGPGGELSAPVERSDEMRRGVVSLPHGWGHDRDGTGQRVAADHPGVNVNQLNDGSRLDPLSGTAVLNGIPVDIAPAG is encoded by the coding sequence ATGACCGACACCGTGCTGCGCATCTGCCCGCTGTGCGAGGCCACCTGCGGCCTGACGCTCACCATCGCCGACGGCCGGGTGACCGGCGCCCGCGGCGACAAGGACGACGTGTTCAGCGCCGGGTTCATCTGCCCCAAGGGCGCGAGCTTCGCCGAGCTCGACAACGACCCCGACCGGCTGCCCGGACCGCTGGTGCGCCGCGACGGCCGGCTCGTTCCCGCGAGTTGGGCCGAGGCGTTCGCCGCGGTCGCCGCCGGGCTGGGCGCGGTGCTGGGCGAACACGGCGGTGGGGCCGTCGGGGTGTATCTGGGCAACCCCAACGCCCACACCGTCGCCGGCGCGCTGTACCCGCCGGTGCTCATCCGCGCGCTGGGCACCCGTCAGGTGTTCAGCGCCAGCACGCTGGACCAGATGCCCAAACACGTCGCGCTCGGGCTGATGTTCGGCAGCCCGGTCGCGTTCACCGTCCCGGATCTCGACCGCACCGACTACCTCGTCATCATCGGTGCGAATCCCGTTGTCTCCAACGGCAGTCTGGCCACCGCGCCGGACTTCGTCGGCCGGCTCAAGGCGCTGCGCCGCCGCGGCGGCCGGCTGGTGGTCATCGATCCGGCCCGCACCCGCACCGCCGAACTCGCCGACCGGCATCTGGCGGTACGCCCCGGCACCGACGCCGCCCTGCTGCAGGCGGTGGTGAACGTGCTGTTCGACGAGCGGCTGGCCGATCTCGGAGCACTCGCCGACCACGTCCACGGTGTGGACGAAATGCAGCGGGTGGCAGCGGATTTCACCCCGGAGCGGGTCGCCGGCTACTGCGGCGTCGACGCCGGCGAGATCCGCACCCTGGCCCGCGAACTCGCCGCCGCTCCCACCGCCGCGGTGTACGGCCGGATCGGAACCTGCACTGTCGAATTCGGCACCCTGACCAGCTGGCTGGTGGACGCGGTCAACGTGCTGACCGGCAACCTGGACCGCCCCGGCGGGGTGATGTTCCCGCTCGGCCCCACCGCCCCCGCGCCGCGTCCGCCGCGGCCCGGTCGCGGGTTCACCACCGGCCGGTGGCGCAGCCGGGTGTCGGGATATCCCGAAGTGCTGTCGGAGTTTCCGGCGACCGCGCTGGCCGAGGAGATCGACACCCCCGGCGACGGGCAGATCAAGGCGCTGATCACCATCGCGGGCAACCCGGTGCTGTCGGCGCCCGACGGCGACCGGCTCGACCGGGCGCTCGCGGGGCTGGGGTTCATGGTCAGCGTCGACCCCTACCTCAACGAGACCACCCGGCACGCCGACGTGATCCTGCCGCCCCCGCCGCCGTCGCGCAGCCCGCACTTCGACTTCGCGCTGAACAACCTCGCGGTGCGCAACAACGTCCGGTATTCCCCTGCGCCGCTGCCGCTTTCCGGCCGCCCGGACGAGGCGGAGATCCTGTCGCGGCTCATCCTGATCGTGTTCGGCGCCGGCCCGGACGGCGATCCGGCACTGGTCGACGAGCAGGTGATCGCCACGACGCTGGCCAAGGAGACCGCCGACCCGGACTCGCCGGTGGCCGGCCGCCCGGTCAAGGAACTGGTGGGCATGCTGCCGCCCGGCCCCGGCTACGAGCGGCGGCTGGACATGATGCTGCGGCTCGGCCCGTACGGCGACGCGTTCGGCGCCAAGCCCGACGGGCTGACCCTGCAGCGGGTCAAGGCCGCACCGCACGGTATCGACCTCGGCCCGCTGCGGCCCCGGCTGCCCGAGCTGCTGCGCACCCCGTCGGGGCGGATCGAGTTGGCGCCGCAGCCGCTGCTCGCCGACGTCGACCGGCTGCGCGCCGACCTCGACCGCCGCGACCACGGCTTCGTGCTGATCGGCCGGCGCCATCTGCGCTCCAACAACAGCTGGATGCACAACCTGCCCGCGCTGGTCGGCGGCAGCAACCGGTGCACGCTGCGGATCCATCCCGACGACGCCGCCGAACTCGGGCTCACCGACACCGCGGTCGTCAAGGGGCCGGGCGGGGAGCTGTCGGCGCCGGTGGAGCGCAGCGACGAGATGCGCCGCGGGGTGGTGTCGCTGCCGCACGGCTGGGGACACGACCGCGACGGCACCGGCCAGCGGGTGGCCGCCGACCATCCCGGCGTCAACGTCAACCAGCTCAACGACGGCAGCCGGCTCGATCCCCTGTCGGGCACCGCGGTGCTCAACGGCATCCCGGTCGACATCGCCCCGGCCGGTTAG